In Azospirillum baldaniorum, one DNA window encodes the following:
- a CDS encoding glycosyltransferase, producing MGKVDRRTTRLLVDLQACQTVGSARRGVGRYSKALFEAMAELRGARDLFGFVSEHHPHRLETEAVGQSRLVQAPPLPEWGVGRDYDGGERDALDGLLYRSAVNAVRPDVVHVSHVFEGCGDRVPLPPPAGRPAGQVLSATLYDLIPVRFPEHYFQGLGLERWYRHRAAWLHQADLLLAISEASRRDAIDLLGIDPSRVVAIHGGISEHFMPVAEPELARRTLRARHGIDRAGFVLYTGGDDHRKNLTGAILAFAGLPPEVRETLQLVIVCAIEAERKAALAEVARKAGLRGGDILFLGFVPEEDLVALYSTCTVFFFPSLYEGLGLPVLEAMACGAPVVGGANSSIRELIVREDALFDATAPDAITGSLLRVLKDPGFADDLRRHGVARAKDYSWRNTARLALEAFDEALERKRESGVTAARQGWLPRRRMAMLTPLPPCRSGIADYNAYFLPYLARYFDIDLYVDGYTVTDPAIATAFRIYDARDLPANAAAYDVIHYEFGNSDFHAHMVPLLERFPGVVGLHDVFLSGLMGHLEFTLQDKDRYALEMLYGHAGQARRFLAPAQGEANGVGAAAVALPGSKRVLDRAIGVIAHSPFSLDTVRRFHPEGWAAPYRIVPQMVALPRSGTAVDREAARAALGYGPDDVIVATFGHVTWTKCGDRLLEAFVSSALRDEGRCHLVFVGEILRDDFGAALRERIAKSGLGRRVRVTGFVSEADYERHLRAADIAVQLRTNCRGSTSKGVLDGLAYGLPLVVNDESSFKDYPPDVMVKLSAEPTPAEIAATLLELVRDPGRRAGYARRGHAYVRAQHDPNLSAAQYAAAIHEFIERDAAARSSHYARLLAPHLAACPDRAGAAARAAEFLDRRQVPVFAKPRLFIDVSHIVKDDHGTGIPRVVREIVRAAYCTERADFEAVAVERVGDQLVPANRWLAPQGLLLRHEAEAATAEPVVFRPGDQLLMLDSSWAQYEAFEPIFERARQARVPVVTAVYDLLPITLPPGNIVDGGKEWFEGWVRSAIKQSDGLVCISKAVADDLIAYMAKHGLGREGLKVGYWHLGSTFPAQADAPANSAARNGAMTPYALMVGTIEPRKSHALALDAFERLWAQGADLSLVIAGRAGWMVDDLMDRMRRHKMLNRKLFLFEGADDTEIAHLYRNAAALLFLSKGEGFGLPLVEAAHYGTPIICSDLPVFHEIAGDHATYVEIADPDRLAREIAVWRDRFAAGTVPGSAGMTRLTWKESADSLIDILVKNTWYWVK from the coding sequence ATGGGTAAGGTTGACCGGCGCACGACGCGGCTTCTGGTGGATCTGCAGGCCTGCCAGACGGTGGGGTCGGCGCGTCGGGGGGTCGGGCGCTATTCGAAGGCGCTGTTCGAGGCGATGGCGGAACTGCGCGGTGCGCGCGACCTGTTCGGCTTCGTGTCGGAGCACCATCCCCACCGTCTGGAGACGGAGGCGGTTGGGCAATCCCGCCTTGTGCAGGCTCCCCCTCTGCCCGAGTGGGGGGTAGGACGGGATTACGACGGCGGCGAGCGCGACGCGCTGGACGGTCTCTTGTACCGGTCGGCGGTGAACGCGGTGCGCCCGGACGTCGTGCATGTGTCGCATGTCTTCGAGGGCTGCGGCGACCGGGTGCCTCTGCCGCCGCCCGCCGGGCGTCCGGCGGGGCAGGTGCTCTCGGCGACGCTCTACGACCTCATTCCGGTGCGTTTTCCGGAGCATTACTTCCAGGGTCTGGGGCTGGAGCGCTGGTACCGCCACCGCGCAGCCTGGCTGCACCAAGCCGACCTTCTGCTGGCCATTTCGGAGGCCAGCCGGCGCGACGCCATCGACCTGCTGGGCATCGACCCGTCGCGGGTCGTGGCCATCCACGGCGGCATCTCCGAGCATTTCATGCCCGTGGCGGAGCCGGAGCTGGCCCGCCGTACCCTGCGGGCCCGCCATGGGATCGACCGCGCGGGCTTTGTTCTTTACACGGGCGGCGACGACCACCGGAAGAACCTGACGGGAGCCATCCTCGCCTTCGCGGGGCTGCCGCCGGAGGTGCGCGAGACGCTGCAACTGGTGATCGTCTGCGCGATCGAGGCGGAGCGCAAGGCGGCGCTCGCCGAGGTGGCCCGCAAGGCGGGGCTGCGGGGCGGCGACATTCTGTTCCTGGGCTTCGTTCCGGAAGAGGATCTGGTTGCGCTCTATTCGACCTGCACGGTGTTTTTCTTCCCCTCGCTGTACGAGGGGCTGGGCCTGCCGGTCCTGGAGGCGATGGCCTGCGGCGCGCCGGTGGTCGGCGGTGCCAATTCGAGCATCCGCGAATTGATCGTGCGCGAGGACGCGCTGTTCGACGCCACCGCCCCCGACGCGATCACCGGCAGCCTGCTTCGGGTGCTCAAGGATCCCGGCTTTGCCGACGATCTGCGCCGGCATGGGGTGGCGCGTGCCAAGGACTATTCCTGGCGCAACACCGCGCGCCTGGCGCTGGAGGCCTTCGACGAGGCGCTGGAGCGCAAGCGGGAGAGCGGCGTCACCGCGGCCCGGCAGGGCTGGCTGCCGCGCCGACGGATGGCGATGCTGACGCCGCTGCCGCCCTGCCGGTCGGGGATCGCGGACTACAACGCCTATTTTCTGCCCTACCTCGCCCGCTACTTCGACATCGACCTGTATGTCGACGGCTACACGGTGACCGACCCGGCGATCGCCACGGCCTTCCGGATCTACGACGCCCGCGACCTGCCGGCCAACGCGGCGGCCTACGACGTCATCCACTACGAGTTCGGGAACTCGGATTTCCACGCGCACATGGTGCCGCTTCTGGAGCGCTTTCCCGGGGTGGTGGGGCTGCACGACGTCTTCCTCAGCGGGCTGATGGGGCATCTGGAGTTCACGCTCCAGGACAAGGACCGCTACGCCCTGGAGATGCTGTACGGCCATGCGGGACAGGCGCGGCGGTTCCTGGCCCCGGCGCAGGGGGAGGCGAACGGGGTCGGGGCGGCGGCGGTGGCCTTGCCCGGCAGCAAGCGGGTGCTGGACCGGGCGATCGGGGTGATCGCCCACTCGCCGTTCAGCCTGGACACGGTGCGGCGCTTTCACCCGGAGGGCTGGGCGGCACCCTACCGGATTGTTCCGCAGATGGTCGCGCTGCCGCGTTCGGGGACGGCGGTGGACCGGGAGGCGGCGCGCGCGGCGCTGGGATACGGGCCGGACGACGTGATCGTCGCGACCTTCGGCCATGTGACCTGGACGAAGTGCGGGGACCGTCTTCTGGAGGCCTTCGTGTCGTCGGCACTGCGGGACGAGGGGCGCTGCCACCTGGTTTTCGTCGGCGAGATCCTGCGGGACGACTTCGGGGCGGCGTTGCGGGAGCGGATTGCCAAGTCGGGGCTGGGACGGCGGGTGCGGGTCACCGGCTTTGTGTCGGAGGCCGACTACGAGCGCCACCTGCGGGCCGCCGACATCGCGGTGCAACTGCGCACGAACTGCCGGGGCAGCACATCGAAGGGAGTTCTGGACGGTCTGGCCTACGGCCTGCCGCTGGTCGTCAATGACGAGTCGAGCTTCAAGGACTACCCGCCGGACGTGATGGTGAAGCTGTCGGCGGAGCCGACGCCGGCGGAGATTGCGGCGACGCTTCTGGAGCTGGTGCGGGACCCCGGACGGCGCGCCGGCTATGCGCGGCGTGGCCACGCCTATGTGCGTGCGCAGCACGATCCTAATCTGAGCGCCGCGCAGTACGCCGCTGCCATCCATGAGTTCATCGAGCGCGACGCCGCCGCGCGGTCGTCGCATTACGCCCGGCTGCTGGCGCCGCATCTGGCGGCCTGCCCGGATCGGGCGGGGGCTGCCGCCCGCGCCGCGGAGTTCCTGGACCGCCGTCAGGTGCCGGTCTTCGCCAAGCCGCGCCTGTTCATCGACGTCAGCCACATCGTGAAAGACGACCACGGGACCGGGATTCCGCGTGTCGTGCGGGAAATCGTCCGCGCCGCCTACTGCACCGAGCGGGCGGATTTCGAGGCGGTTGCGGTGGAGCGTGTTGGGGACCAGCTTGTTCCGGCGAACCGTTGGCTGGCCCCGCAGGGCCTGCTGCTCCGGCACGAAGCGGAAGCGGCCACCGCCGAGCCGGTGGTGTTCCGGCCGGGCGACCAGCTGTTGATGCTCGACTCCTCCTGGGCGCAGTACGAGGCGTTCGAGCCGATCTTCGAGCGGGCGCGGCAGGCGCGGGTGCCCGTCGTCACCGCCGTGTACGACCTGCTGCCGATCACCCTGCCGCCCGGCAACATCGTCGACGGCGGCAAGGAGTGGTTCGAGGGGTGGGTCCGCTCCGCCATCAAGCAGAGCGATGGGCTCGTTTGCATCTCCAAGGCCGTCGCCGACGACCTGATCGCCTACATGGCCAAGCATGGTCTGGGGCGCGAGGGGTTGAAGGTCGGCTACTGGCATTTGGGCTCGACCTTCCCGGCCCAAGCCGATGCCCCGGCGAACAGCGCGGCGCGAAACGGGGCGATGACGCCCTATGCGCTGATGGTCGGGACGATCGAACCGCGCAAGTCGCATGCGCTCGCCCTGGACGCCTTCGAGCGGCTTTGGGCGCAGGGGGCGGACCTGTCGCTTGTCATCGCCGGCCGGGCGGGCTGGATGGTCGACGACCTGATGGATCGCATGCGCCGGCACAAGATGTTGAACCGGAAGCTGTTCCTGTTCGAAGGCGCCGACGACACGGAGATCGCCCACCTCTACCGCAACGCGGCCGCCCTGCTGTTCCTCAGCAAGGGGGAGGGCTTCGGGTTGCCGCTGGTCGAGGCGGCGCATTACGGCACGCCGATCATCTGCTCCGATCTGCCGGTCTTCCACGAGATCGCGGGCGACCACGCGACCTATGTGGAGATCGCCGATCCCGATCGCTTGGCGCGGGAGATCGCGGTTTGGCGGGACCGCTTCGCCGCGGGGACCGTGCCGGGCAGCGCCGGCATGACGCGCCTGA